The following nucleotide sequence is from Anabaena sphaerica FACHB-251.
TGCCGTCCGGGCTGAAACTCACACTTAAGACTGTACCCTGATGCCCCTTAAATTCCTGTATCTGTTGCCCCTGCAAGTTCCACAACCGCGCTGTTTTGTCAGAGGATGCGGTAGCAATGGTTTTGCCGTCCGGGCTGAAACTCACACTCCAGACAGCATCCTGATGCCCTTTAAATTCCTGTATCTGTTGCCCCTGCAAGTTCCACAACCGCGCTGTCTTGTCTGAGGATGCGGTAGCAATGGTTTTACCGTCCGGGCTGAAACTCACACTTAAGACTTCACCCTGATGTCCCAATTCCTGTAGCAGTTGCCCCTGCAAGTTCCACAACCACGCTGTCCCGTCTTGGGATGCCGTAGCAATGGTTTTACCGTCCGGGCTGAAACTCACACTTAAGACTGTACCCTGATGCCCCAATTCCTGTAGCAGTTGCCCCTGCAAGTTCCACAACCGCGCTGTTTTGTCTAATGATGCCGTAGCAATGGTTTTACCGTCCGGGCTGAAACTCACACTTCTGACTGTACCCTGATGCCCCTTAAATTCCTGTAGCAGTTGCCCCTGCAAGTTCCACAACCGCGCTGTCTTGTCATCGGATGCCGTAGCAATGGTTTTACCGTCCGGGCTGAAACTCACACTATTGACATTAGCCTGATGCTCTTTAAATTCCCGTAGCAGTTGCCCATACAAGTTCCACAACCGCGCTGTCTTGTCTGAGGATGCGGTAGCAATGGTTTTACCGTCCGGGCTGAAACTCACACTCCAGACCAAACCCTGATGCCCCTTAAATTCCTGAATCAGTTGCCCCTGCAAGTTCCACAACCGCGCTGTTTTGTCAGAGGATGCGGTAGCAATGGTTTTGCCGTCCGGGCTGAAACTCGCACTCCAGACAGCATCCTGATTCCCTCTAAATTCCTGTATCTGTTGCCCCTGCAAGTTCCACAACCGCGCTGTCCCGTCTAGGGATGCGGTAGCGATGGTTTTGCCGTCCGGGTTGAAACTCACACTATAGACAGAAGAATACTGATTCCCTCTAAATTCCTGAATCAGTTGCCCCTGCAAGTTCCACAACCGCGCTGTATTGTCTGAGGATGCGGTAGCGATGGTTTTGCCGTCGGGGCTGAAACTCACACTATTGACATTAGCCTGATGCTCTTTAAATTCCTGAATCAGTTGCCCCTGCAAGTTCCACAACCGCGCTGTATTGTCTGAGGATGCGGTAGCGATGGTTTTGCCGTCGGGGCTGAAACTCACACTTAAGACTGTACCCTGATGCCCCTTCAATTCCTGAATCAGTTGCCCCTGCAAGTTCCACAACCGCGCTGTATTGTCTGAGGATGCGGTAGCGATGGTTTTGCCGTCGGGGCTGAAACTCACACTATTGACATTAGCCTGATGCTCTTTAAATTCCTGAATCAGTTGCCCCTGCAAGTTCCACAACCGCGCTGTATTGTCTGAGGATGCGGTAGCGATGGTTTTGCCGTCCGGGCTGAAACTCACACTTAA
It contains:
- a CDS encoding WD40 repeat domain-containing protein is translated as LSVSFSPDGKTIATASSDNTARLWNLQGQLIQEFKEHQANVNSVSFSPDGKTIATASSDNTARLWNLQGQLIQELKGHQGTVLSVSFSPDGKTIATASSDNTARLWNLQGQLIQEFKEHQANVNSVSFSPDGKTIATASSDNTARLWNLQGQLIQEFRGNQYSSVYSVSFNPDGKTIATASLDGTARLWNLQGQQIQEFRGNQDAVWSASFSPDGKTIATASSDKTARLWNLQGQLIQEFKGHQGLVWSVSFSPDGKTIATASSDKTARLWNLYGQLLREFKEHQANVNSVSFSPDGKTIATASDDKTARLWNLQGQLLQEFKGHQGTVRSVSFSPDGKTIATASLDKTARLWNLQGQLLQELGHQGTVLSVSFSPDGKTIATASQDGTAWLWNLQGQLLQELGHQGEVLSVSFSPDGKTIATASSDKTARLWNLQGQQIQEFKGHQDAVWSVSFSPDGKTIATASSDKTARLWNLQGQQIQEFKGHQGTVLSVSFSPDGKTIATASDDKTAWLWPVRDLDRLLVDGCDWLQDYLQNPSVGLSEEDKRLCDDVK